One window of Mesorhizobium sp. WSM4904 genomic DNA carries:
- a CDS encoding ABC transporter ATP-binding protein — protein sequence MAQSSKLRLSLLRDVAGFGGVMAQIGGRRTLTALAFLILGSLTEGLSILLVIPLLHLIGNADQDFAVRVPGALRWLLPGGTLSLATVLCLLVGLVALQAMFNRFKSLYMARLLYDFVNRVRMNLFESVGKARWGVFTRMRGSDLDHALTGDIDRVQAAAFSLLMLAQTTLLLAGYLVVSLFISPVMTSFAILIGVILFVAMQPFRARATAYGRVLTSSRQDQYRTVSEFLGGIKVAKSLNVEAGYFAQLRATLEKMKADNVAYVRNSTIGTALFQVASVIGLSLFIYIALVRFHLSLAEIVVLLLVFMRVAPRFMDMQTQAQQVLINLPAYTAMQALQARFDAERETEPGDAGQDARLSLDTGLNVRGVSFAYGDGKPVVGGITFGLPAGKVTALIGPSGSGKSTIADILLGLLEPTEGSILADGVEITAKSRRAWRDQVAYVPQDVFLLHDTIAANLRLAAPRAEDEELWAALRKAHAADFVERLDRRLETVVGDRGVRLSGGERQRIALARALLRKPSLLILDEATSALDWQNQSLIAQSIDGLRGQMTILTIAHRPSMIAFADWVVAIENGRIVEVGQYQQLKAKSGSRLARMLSGERAERDAETSADKTLADRAPLPTPAERSAETAAPGG from the coding sequence ATGGCCCAGTCCTCGAAACTTCGCCTGTCGCTCTTGCGGGATGTCGCCGGCTTCGGCGGCGTGATGGCACAGATCGGCGGGCGGCGCACGCTGACGGCGCTGGCCTTCCTGATCCTGGGAAGCCTGACCGAGGGCCTCTCGATCCTGCTTGTGATCCCGCTCCTGCACCTGATCGGCAATGCCGACCAGGATTTTGCCGTGCGGGTGCCCGGCGCTCTGCGCTGGCTTCTACCCGGCGGAACGCTGTCGCTTGCGACGGTGCTCTGTCTGCTCGTCGGACTGGTGGCGCTGCAGGCGATGTTCAACCGCTTCAAGTCGCTCTACATGGCGCGGCTGCTCTACGACTTCGTCAACCGCGTGCGCATGAACCTGTTCGAGAGTGTCGGCAAGGCGCGCTGGGGCGTCTTCACCCGCATGCGCGGATCCGATCTCGACCACGCGCTGACCGGCGACATCGACAGGGTGCAGGCGGCGGCCTTCTCGCTGCTGATGCTCGCCCAGACGACGTTGCTGCTTGCCGGCTACCTCGTGGTCTCGCTGTTCATCTCGCCGGTGATGACATCCTTCGCCATTCTCATCGGCGTGATCCTGTTCGTTGCAATGCAGCCCTTCCGTGCGCGTGCCACCGCCTATGGCCGTGTGCTGACGAGCAGCCGCCAGGACCAGTACCGCACGGTCTCGGAATTCCTTGGCGGCATCAAGGTGGCCAAGAGCCTGAATGTGGAAGCGGGCTATTTCGCGCAGCTCCGAGCGACACTCGAGAAGATGAAGGCGGACAACGTCGCCTATGTCCGCAACAGCACCATCGGCACCGCGCTGTTCCAGGTGGCGAGCGTCATCGGGCTCAGCCTGTTCATCTACATCGCGCTGGTGCGCTTCCATCTGTCGCTTGCGGAAATCGTCGTGCTGCTCTTGGTCTTCATGCGGGTCGCGCCGCGCTTCATGGATATGCAGACGCAGGCGCAGCAGGTCCTGATCAACCTGCCGGCATACACCGCCATGCAGGCCTTGCAGGCGCGCTTCGACGCCGAGCGCGAGACGGAGCCCGGCGATGCCGGGCAGGACGCAAGGCTTTCGCTCGACACCGGCCTCAACGTCCGCGGCGTCTCGTTCGCCTATGGCGACGGAAAGCCGGTGGTCGGCGGCATCACCTTCGGCCTTCCCGCCGGCAAGGTGACGGCGCTGATCGGTCCGTCCGGCTCGGGCAAGAGCACGATCGCCGACATACTGCTTGGGCTGCTCGAGCCGACCGAGGGCAGTATCCTGGCCGATGGCGTCGAGATCACCGCCAAAAGCCGCAGGGCTTGGCGCGATCAGGTGGCCTATGTGCCGCAGGACGTTTTCCTGCTGCATGACACCATCGCCGCCAATCTGCGCCTGGCGGCGCCGCGGGCCGAAGACGAGGAACTCTGGGCGGCGCTGCGCAAGGCGCATGCGGCCGACTTCGTCGAGCGGCTCGACCGGCGGCTGGAAACGGTGGTGGGCGATCGCGGCGTCAGGCTCTCAGGCGGCGAACGCCAGCGCATCGCGCTGGCGCGAGCGCTGTTGCGCAAGCCTTCGCTGCTCATCCTCGACGAGGCGACGAGCGCGCTCGACTGGCAGAATCAGTCGCTGATCGCCCAGTCGATCGACGGGCTGCGCGGCCAGATGACCATCCTCACCATCGCGCACCGGCCATCGATGATCGCCTTCGCCGACTGGGTCGTAGCCATCGAGAACGGGCGTATCGTCGAGGTCGGGCAATATCAGCAGCTGAAGGCAAAGTCCGGCAGCCGGCTGGCCAGGATGCTCTCCGGCGAACGGGCCGAACGGGACGCCGAGACGTCGGCCGACAAGACATTGGCGGACAGGGCGCCGCTTCCCACGCCCGCTGAGCGGTCAGCGGAGACTGCCGCGCCTGGCGGTTAG
- a CDS encoding exopolysaccharide production repressor exox, whose protein sequence is MSVDGPTSMSLPKFIVGMLFALAIVVGWSYFDGASLGTIIMRAVICAVIIQAGYFLLVYAMIASSRPMSAEKAREADRGIKVAEGEKLTARRGSLR, encoded by the coding sequence GTGTCGGTTGACGGGCCGACGAGCATGTCTTTGCCAAAATTCATCGTCGGAATGTTATTCGCGCTCGCGATCGTGGTCGGCTGGTCCTACTTCGACGGAGCATCGCTTGGCACCATCATCATGCGTGCCGTCATTTGCGCCGTCATCATTCAGGCGGGCTATTTCCTTCTGGTCTATGCGATGATCGCCAGCAGCAGGCCGATGTCCGCCGAAAAGGCCCGGGAGGCCGACCGCGGCATCAAGGTGGCCGAGGGCGAAAAGCTAACCGCCAGGCGCGGCAGTCTCCGCTGA
- a CDS encoding sugar transferase → MRDVAKSANAAFSQAGIDFPPPIGGLLKRSFDIVGSLAGLVLLSPLFLMVALLVKLSDGGSIFYGHKRIGRGGRIFACLKFRTMVQDGERVLAAHLAANPDAAAEWAATRKLKNDPRVTRVGAVLRKLSLDELPQIINILQGDMSLVGPRPVVRDELEIYGSAAVYYLKSRPGLTGLWQVSGRNDVSYDTRVAFDRHYVENWSMVEDIRIIVKTVPAVWMSRGSY, encoded by the coding sequence ATGAGGGACGTCGCCAAGTCGGCTAATGCGGCTTTTTCGCAGGCTGGCATTGATTTTCCACCCCCCATCGGCGGTCTGCTCAAACGCAGTTTCGATATCGTCGGTTCCCTGGCGGGCCTGGTTCTGCTCAGCCCGCTCTTCCTGATGGTCGCGCTGCTGGTCAAGCTTTCCGACGGCGGGTCGATCTTCTATGGCCACAAGCGAATCGGTCGCGGCGGAAGGATCTTCGCCTGCCTCAAATTCCGCACCATGGTGCAGGACGGCGAGCGGGTGCTGGCCGCGCACCTCGCCGCCAACCCCGACGCCGCCGCCGAATGGGCGGCGACGCGCAAGCTGAAGAACGACCCGCGCGTGACGCGTGTCGGCGCGGTGTTGCGGAAGCTCAGCCTCGACGAGCTGCCGCAAATCATCAACATCCTGCAGGGCGACATGAGCCTGGTCGGGCCACGCCCCGTCGTGCGCGACGAGCTCGAAATCTACGGCAGTGCAGCCGTCTATTATCTGAAGTCGCGTCCCGGCCTCACCGGGCTGTGGCAGGTGAGCGGGCGTAACGACGTGTCCTACGACACGCGCGTCGCCTTCGATCGCCACTATGTCGAGAACTGGTCGATGGTCGAAGACATCCGCATCATCGTGAAGACCGTGCCTGCCGTGTGGATGTCGCGCGGCAGCTATTGA
- a CDS encoding polysaccharide biosynthesis/export family protein, which produces MCLATPQTATAEDYRLGPQDKLNIRVAEWQTVDGTFRDWSAINGDYSVGPAGTLSVPFVGEMQAAGKTTSEIATAIGVALQRKLALPDKPEASVEMAQFRPFYISGEVQNPGQFPFVPDLTVLKAVSIAGGIRRSADYGPQLGKDLVTAKGSFDIYDDQRLRLLVKRARIDADLAGKTSFEVPKEVEGDPRVQAIAADEMQILTADQKALKLKLDALDDLKGVLQGEIESLQKKIGNQQQQVDLAQQQLTSIGPLAQKGLVANARLLDSKQSVADLQGKILDYETAILTAKQSISKAEQDAIDARNTLNSNLAASRQQAEADLNEATLRVAMQKGLIAQASDPATMASITGSEQPTLLYSLVRVADGKTSEVDAKEDTPVLPGDVIKVKLAPTASQ; this is translated from the coding sequence ATGTGTCTTGCGACGCCACAGACGGCGACGGCCGAGGACTATCGGCTCGGCCCGCAAGACAAGCTCAACATCCGCGTCGCCGAATGGCAGACGGTCGACGGCACGTTCCGCGACTGGTCGGCCATCAACGGCGACTATTCGGTCGGTCCCGCCGGGACGCTCTCGGTGCCTTTCGTCGGAGAGATGCAGGCCGCCGGCAAGACGACGTCGGAGATCGCGACGGCGATCGGGGTTGCGCTGCAGCGCAAGCTGGCGCTGCCCGACAAGCCAGAAGCCTCGGTCGAAATGGCGCAGTTCCGGCCATTCTACATTTCGGGCGAGGTGCAGAATCCCGGCCAGTTTCCTTTTGTGCCCGACCTTACGGTGCTGAAGGCGGTGAGCATCGCCGGCGGCATCCGTCGAAGCGCCGACTACGGCCCCCAGCTCGGCAAGGACCTCGTCACCGCCAAGGGCAGTTTCGACATCTATGACGACCAGCGGCTGCGGCTGCTTGTCAAGCGCGCCCGCATCGATGCGGACTTGGCCGGCAAGACGAGCTTCGAGGTTCCGAAGGAGGTCGAGGGCGATCCGCGCGTGCAGGCGATCGCTGCCGATGAAATGCAGATTCTCACGGCCGACCAGAAGGCGCTGAAGCTGAAGCTGGACGCGCTCGACGACCTGAAAGGGGTTCTGCAGGGCGAAATCGAATCGCTGCAGAAGAAGATCGGCAACCAGCAGCAGCAGGTGGATCTGGCGCAGCAGCAGCTCACCAGCATCGGCCCGCTGGCACAGAAAGGCCTGGTCGCCAATGCGCGGCTGCTCGATTCGAAACAGTCGGTGGCCGACCTGCAGGGCAAGATCCTCGACTATGAGACGGCCATCCTCACGGCCAAGCAGTCGATCAGCAAGGCCGAGCAGGACGCCATCGATGCCCGCAACACGCTCAACTCCAACCTGGCCGCCAGCCGGCAGCAGGCCGAAGCCGACCTGAACGAGGCGACGCTGAGGGTGGCCATGCAGAAGGGTCTGATCGCCCAGGCGTCGGACCCCGCGACGATGGCTTCCATCACCGGCAGCGAGCAACCGACCCTGCTCTACTCGCTGGTGCGCGTTGCCGACGGCAAGACCAGCGAGGTCGACGCCAAGGAAGACACGCCGGTGCTGCCGGGCGACGTGATCAAGGTCAAGCTGGCGCCGACGGCCAGTCAATAG
- a CDS encoding acyltransferase, with translation MQPAAPRHVYLNLDAIRGVAAISVMLYHFSPFLADGKVLPSSYLAVDLFFLLSGFVIAHAYDRKIENGMGFGTFLAIRLIRLYPLYLAGTLLGCFYLLIKNRLIPTEYIPLSEIGTQLATGMLFIPLVGEAYHTIFPLNPASWSLFFELIVNIAYAAVFFLLSRRVLTALVAASLVLLIVASVIAGTLDFGMTGKTIISGLPRVSFSFFLGVLLCRSMARYQDSLGFLRRGWWVEAAILLTLIVFAIAPAGSARVAYDLACIAVVFPIMVVTGAVAPTAPRLAGIYGWLGRISYPIYIIHTPMLMIIAGAGKAVSVDPFAHHPWFGIAMIVAVIVIADVATRIYDEPVRRFLQRQMQRSRAVA, from the coding sequence ATGCAGCCCGCCGCTCCGCGTCACGTATACCTCAACCTCGACGCCATTCGCGGCGTGGCCGCGATCAGCGTGATGCTCTATCACTTCTCGCCGTTTTTGGCCGACGGCAAGGTGCTGCCGTCGAGCTATCTCGCGGTCGACCTGTTCTTCCTGCTCAGCGGCTTCGTCATCGCCCACGCTTACGATCGCAAGATCGAGAACGGCATGGGCTTCGGCACGTTCCTGGCCATCCGCCTGATACGCCTCTATCCGCTCTATCTCGCCGGCACGCTGCTCGGCTGCTTCTATCTGCTGATCAAGAACAGGCTGATCCCAACGGAATACATACCCTTGTCCGAGATCGGCACTCAGCTCGCGACAGGCATGCTGTTCATTCCGCTGGTCGGCGAGGCCTACCATACGATCTTTCCGCTCAATCCCGCCTCATGGTCGCTGTTCTTCGAGCTGATCGTCAACATCGCCTATGCCGCCGTCTTCTTCCTGCTGTCGAGGCGCGTGCTGACGGCGCTGGTCGCTGCCAGCCTGGTGCTGCTGATCGTCGCCTCGGTGATCGCCGGCACGCTCGATTTCGGCATGACCGGCAAGACCATCATCAGCGGGCTGCCGCGCGTGTCGTTCTCCTTCTTCCTGGGCGTGCTCTTGTGCCGTTCGATGGCGCGCTACCAGGACAGCCTCGGCTTCCTGCGGCGCGGCTGGTGGGTCGAGGCCGCGATCCTGCTCACGCTGATCGTCTTCGCGATTGCACCCGCTGGCAGCGCGCGCGTCGCCTACGATCTCGCCTGCATCGCCGTCGTCTTCCCGATCATGGTGGTGACCGGCGCCGTGGCGCCGACGGCGCCGCGCCTGGCAGGCATCTACGGCTGGCTGGGGCGGATTTCCTACCCGATCTACATCATCCACACGCCGATGCTGATGATCATCGCCGGCGCCGGCAAGGCGGTATCAGTGGACCCGTTCGCGCACCATCCCTGGTTCGGCATCGCGATGATCGTCGCGGTCATCGTCATCGCGGACGTCGCCACCCGTATCTACGACGAGCCGGTGCGCCGCTTCCTGCAGCGGCAGATGCAGCGCTCGCGGGCCGTGGCCTAA
- a CDS encoding O-antigen ligase, with the protein MKIPKSILLDPEANKAYGTFAVVVSVFAFAYSSNFGQILILAYYAVWLPLLFVDYRRFTWKLSYAWLPILFAAYVCLSVFWSQAAGISARAAVQYSSHIVCAYIAARTISVRTLVLGSLIGIFFVLLYSLKVNAYALDTIDGTFNFVGAFTSKNLVGFFSSLGIFLSLVFLMFYRRNWLSFLWTAPIILMSAYMLAIAHSATSVASLPAVLGIVILLTMSRVLSRRYRRVLFVVGGGALVAGVVAALNLGLLDVVLGIFGKDSTLTGRTYLWQQGWEAAQLHPLLGYGYAAYWVQGFADPERLWAEFYITTRTGFHFHNTYVETLVEIGFVGVTMLALIILRAFYGHVSKVVFGAWSADSVVLAGVVGLMLIRSFFEVEILGPYFMASFIVYYGLFKLNPLPVARRRRVAIPVHDEKPAAGHMPAPV; encoded by the coding sequence ATGAAGATACCGAAATCCATTCTGCTCGATCCGGAGGCAAACAAGGCCTACGGCACCTTTGCCGTGGTGGTCTCCGTCTTTGCCTTTGCCTATTCCAGCAATTTCGGCCAGATCCTGATCCTTGCCTACTACGCGGTCTGGCTGCCGCTGCTCTTCGTCGACTACAGGCGCTTCACCTGGAAGCTCTCCTACGCCTGGCTGCCGATACTCTTCGCAGCCTATGTGTGCCTGTCGGTCTTCTGGTCGCAGGCCGCCGGCATCAGCGCGCGTGCGGCGGTGCAGTATTCCTCGCACATCGTCTGTGCCTATATCGCGGCCCGCACCATCAGCGTCCGCACGCTGGTGCTGGGCTCGTTGATCGGCATCTTCTTCGTCCTGCTCTATTCGCTGAAAGTCAACGCTTACGCACTCGACACGATCGACGGCACTTTCAATTTCGTCGGCGCTTTCACCTCCAAGAACCTGGTCGGTTTCTTCTCGTCGCTCGGCATCTTTTTGTCCCTCGTCTTCCTGATGTTCTACCGGCGCAACTGGCTGAGCTTCCTCTGGACCGCGCCGATCATCCTGATGTCGGCATACATGCTGGCGATCGCCCATTCGGCGACATCCGTCGCCTCGCTGCCGGCGGTGCTTGGCATCGTCATCCTGCTGACCATGAGCAGGGTCCTGTCGCGGCGCTACCGCCGCGTGCTGTTCGTGGTCGGCGGCGGCGCGCTGGTGGCCGGCGTCGTGGCCGCGCTGAACCTCGGCCTGCTGGACGTCGTGCTCGGCATCTTCGGCAAGGATTCGACGCTGACCGGCCGCACCTATCTCTGGCAGCAGGGTTGGGAGGCGGCGCAACTGCATCCGCTGCTCGGCTACGGCTACGCGGCCTACTGGGTGCAAGGCTTCGCCGATCCGGAACGGTTGTGGGCGGAATTCTACATCACGACCCGCACCGGCTTCCACTTCCACAACACCTATGTCGAAACCCTGGTCGAGATCGGCTTCGTCGGTGTCACCATGCTGGCGCTGATCATTCTGCGCGCCTTCTACGGTCATGTATCGAAGGTGGTGTTCGGCGCCTGGAGCGCCGATTCAGTGGTGCTCGCCGGTGTTGTCGGGCTGATGCTGATACGCTCCTTCTTCGAGGTCGAGATCCTCGGCCCTTACTTCATGGCCTCCTTCATCGTCTATTACGGCCTGTTCAAGCTGAACCCGCTGCCGGTCGCCCGGCGACGGCGTGTCGCCATCCCGGTCCATGACGAAAAGCCGGCAGCCGGCCACATGCCGGCTCCGGTCTGA
- a CDS encoding ABC transporter permease subunit — protein sequence MLTALCLLLKADFPWLVNFPKEWTLPLAAYVDAVTVAVVQPAFRALSAFLDAPMRGARLALAWLPWPAVMLCVAALAMKSSGGRLAIFALLALAYILFAGYWPQSMNTLALVLLAVPISTVLGFVLGVLGYARPRLRPVLLGALDLMQTVPAFAYLIPLLLLFGFGPVVGLIASAIYATPPMVRNTMLGLDRVPAAISEAGLMSGCTRRQQFWQVEVPTALPQLLVGFNQTTMAALSMVIVAAIIGGFEDIGWEVLSSMRKAEFGQSILSGLVIALLAILIDRLTIGFAREPEAGPTRAMQWMTSRRLVLSLAIALAGAIVIHLAAPGATLLPETGLRMEMGAVNQWLLGIVRDYAWFFDGVRNAVLYCLLLPMRVGISGSATPAIWGFALPPAAIVAYFALALALAALSMRSFGWRAALAVLAAGLMLYTGFLGLPWPVFILATALLAGQVAGLRLGLFALAGFALILVNGLWPQLVQSLYLCTLAVLLCLLVGGALGIWAAHSDRVSRILKPVCDALQTMPQFVFLIPALMFFKVGEFTALIAIMLYAIVPPIRYVEHGLRHVRADVVEAVEQMGATPMQTLLQAKLPLALPVVMLGLNQTIMAALSMLAIAALVGTRDLGQAVYVALGKADAGMGLIAGLSIAFLAILADRLIQAAVARSALA from the coding sequence GTGCTGACGGCGCTTTGCCTGCTGTTGAAGGCGGACTTCCCCTGGCTGGTCAATTTTCCCAAGGAATGGACGCTGCCGCTGGCCGCCTATGTCGACGCAGTGACCGTCGCCGTCGTCCAGCCGGCGTTCCGGGCGCTGTCGGCCTTCCTCGATGCGCCGATGCGCGGCGCGCGCCTGGCGCTCGCCTGGCTGCCCTGGCCGGCGGTGATGCTTTGCGTGGCGGCTCTTGCCATGAAGTCGAGCGGCGGCCGGCTCGCCATCTTCGCCCTGCTGGCGCTCGCCTATATCCTCTTCGCCGGCTACTGGCCGCAGAGCATGAACACGCTGGCGCTCGTGCTGCTGGCGGTGCCGATCTCGACCGTGCTCGGCTTTGTGCTTGGCGTCCTTGGTTATGCTCGGCCGCGGCTGCGCCCGGTTCTGCTCGGCGCGCTCGACCTGATGCAGACCGTGCCGGCCTTCGCTTATCTCATCCCGCTATTGCTTCTGTTCGGCTTCGGGCCGGTTGTCGGACTGATCGCCTCCGCGATCTATGCGACGCCGCCGATGGTGCGCAACACCATGCTCGGGCTTGACCGCGTGCCGGCCGCCATCAGCGAGGCCGGGCTGATGAGCGGCTGCACGCGCCGCCAGCAATTCTGGCAGGTCGAGGTGCCGACGGCCCTGCCGCAGCTCCTCGTCGGCTTCAACCAGACGACGATGGCGGCGCTGTCGATGGTCATCGTCGCCGCCATCATTGGCGGCTTCGAGGATATCGGCTGGGAGGTGCTGTCCTCGATGCGCAAGGCCGAGTTCGGCCAGAGCATTCTTTCAGGCCTGGTGATCGCGCTGCTTGCCATCCTCATCGACCGGCTCACCATCGGCTTCGCCAGGGAGCCCGAAGCCGGGCCGACGCGCGCCATGCAATGGATGACGTCGCGCCGCCTGGTGCTGTCGTTGGCGATCGCGCTTGCCGGTGCGATTGTCATCCATCTCGCCGCGCCGGGCGCAACGCTTCTGCCGGAAACTGGGCTACGCATGGAAATGGGCGCCGTCAACCAGTGGCTGCTTGGGATCGTGCGCGACTATGCCTGGTTCTTCGACGGCGTGCGCAACGCGGTCCTCTATTGCCTTCTGCTGCCGATGCGGGTCGGCATTTCGGGGTCCGCCACGCCGGCCATCTGGGGCTTTGCGCTGCCGCCGGCGGCGATTGTCGCCTATTTCGCCCTGGCTCTGGCGTTGGCCGCATTGTCGATGCGCAGTTTCGGCTGGCGGGCGGCACTGGCAGTGCTGGCTGCGGGCCTCATGCTCTACACCGGTTTCCTCGGTCTGCCCTGGCCGGTCTTCATCCTCGCCACAGCACTCCTTGCCGGGCAGGTCGCAGGGCTGCGGCTCGGTCTTTTCGCGCTCGCCGGCTTCGCGCTGATCCTCGTCAACGGGCTATGGCCGCAACTCGTGCAGTCACTCTATCTCTGCACGCTGGCGGTGCTGCTCTGCCTGCTGGTCGGCGGCGCGCTGGGGATCTGGGCGGCGCATAGCGACCGCGTCTCGCGCATCCTGAAGCCGGTCTGCGACGCGCTGCAGACCATGCCGCAATTCGTCTTCCTCATCCCGGCGCTGATGTTCTTCAAGGTCGGCGAGTTCACCGCGCTGATCGCCATCATGCTCTACGCCATCGTGCCGCCAATCCGCTATGTCGAGCACGGACTGAGGCATGTGCGCGCCGATGTCGTCGAGGCGGTCGAGCAGATGGGCGCGACGCCGATGCAGACGCTGCTGCAGGCCAAGCTGCCGCTGGCGTTGCCGGTCGTGATGCTCGGCCTCAACCAGACCATCATGGCGGCGCTCTCGATGCTGGCGATCGCCGCCCTTGTCGGCACCCGCGATCTCGGGCAGGCGGTCTATGTCGCGCTCGGCAAGGCCGATGCCGGCATGGGTTTGATCGCCGGCCTGTCTATCGCCTTTCTCGCGATCCTGGCCGACCGGCTCATCCAGGCGGCCGTCGCTCGATCGGCGCTGGCTTGA
- a CDS encoding betaine/proline/choline family ABC transporter ATP-binding protein (Members of the family are the ATP-binding subunit of ABC transporters for substrates such as betaine, L-proline or other amino acids, choline, carnitine, etc. The substrate specificity is best determined from the substrate-binding subunit, rather than this subunit, as it interacts with the permease subunit and not with substrate directly.) yields MNAAARPIKLACRNVWKVYGRRPGYYFDSRGYVIDPDALAERLRAEAHLPAVVDASFEVATGEIFVIMGLSGSGKSTLVRCLSRLVEPSAGEILLDGKNLLQASGKELIELRRHAMGMVFQNFGLLPHLSVLDNVAFPLKIQGKPAKDREARAREMVALVGLEGREASFPHQLSGGQQQRVGIARSLAVGPELWFLDEPFSALDPLIRRQMQDEFLRLQKMLKKTIIFITHDIAEAFRLADRLAIMRAGKIVQIGRPADIVLNPADDYVAQFTEDMPLLRVITAGDVAKPANGTALPERTIAADTSLEALIPQLASGVAAFTVPGAGDGPPAVLDAGAVLAVLEREQARRTHS; encoded by the coding sequence ATGAACGCCGCCGCGCGCCCGATAAAGCTTGCCTGCCGCAACGTCTGGAAGGTCTACGGCCGGCGTCCGGGCTACTATTTCGACTCGCGCGGCTATGTGATCGATCCCGATGCGCTGGCCGAGCGGCTGCGCGCGGAGGCGCATCTGCCGGCAGTGGTCGATGCCAGCTTCGAGGTGGCGACCGGTGAGATCTTCGTCATCATGGGTCTCTCCGGTTCCGGCAAGTCGACGCTGGTCCGCTGCCTGTCGCGCCTGGTCGAGCCGAGCGCCGGCGAGATCCTGCTCGACGGTAAGAACCTGCTTCAGGCCAGCGGCAAGGAACTGATCGAGCTGCGCCGTCATGCCATGGGCATGGTGTTCCAGAATTTCGGCCTGCTGCCGCATCTGAGCGTGCTAGACAATGTCGCCTTCCCGCTGAAGATCCAGGGCAAGCCGGCAAAAGACCGCGAAGCCCGAGCCCGCGAGATGGTCGCGCTGGTCGGGCTCGAAGGCCGCGAAGCCTCGTTCCCGCATCAGCTTTCCGGCGGCCAGCAGCAGCGCGTCGGCATCGCCCGCTCGCTCGCCGTCGGGCCGGAACTCTGGTTCCTCGACGAGCCGTTCTCGGCGCTCGACCCGCTGATCCGCCGCCAGATGCAGGACGAGTTCCTGCGCCTGCAGAAGATGCTGAAGAAGACCATCATCTTCATCACCCATGACATCGCCGAGGCTTTCCGCCTTGCCGACCGGCTGGCGATCATGCGGGCCGGCAAGATCGTCCAGATCGGCCGCCCGGCCGACATCGTGCTCAATCCCGCCGACGACTATGTCGCGCAGTTCACCGAGGACATGCCGCTGCTGCGCGTTATCACGGCGGGCGATGTCGCTAAGCCCGCCAACGGAACGGCGCTGCCCGAACGGACCATCGCCGCCGATACCAGCCTCGAAGCGCTGATCCCGCAGCTCGCCTCCGGTGTGGCGGCCTTCACTGTGCCCGGCGCAGGCGACGGCCCGCCGGCGGTGCTCGACGCTGGCGCGGTGCTTGCCGTGCTCGAGCGCGAACAGGCAAGGCGCACGCACTCATGA
- a CDS encoding ABC transporter substrate-binding protein has protein sequence MPNTMNRLRNVGIGLALVLAATTAGQTADLGAKDEPIKLAMLEWTGAHVSTHIAGQLLQKLGYKVEYVTAGNFPQFSGLADGSLSASVEVWMNNVGDIYPKTLAAKQIEDIGKLDLKTREGWIYPKYMEKVCPGLPDWTALNKPECIQALSTPETAPNARFLDYPADWGSRAATIIADNSMQYTAVPAGSEGALVAELEAAEAAKKPLVMMFWGPHYALAENDVGWVTMPPCKEQTNEHCITPPDVDKIVWSGFGAKWPAAYAFLKAFKMDAGEQEKMMLAVDKQGKDLDAVVKEWIDKNETVWKPWLDAAKG, from the coding sequence ATGCCGAACACAATGAACAGACTGAGAAATGTCGGAATTGGCCTGGCGCTGGTGCTCGCCGCAACGACGGCCGGCCAAACCGCCGATCTCGGCGCCAAGGACGAGCCGATCAAGCTCGCCATGCTTGAATGGACGGGCGCGCATGTCTCCACGCATATCGCCGGGCAGCTTCTGCAAAAGCTCGGCTACAAGGTCGAATACGTCACCGCCGGCAATTTCCCGCAATTCTCAGGCTTGGCCGACGGCTCGCTCAGTGCCTCTGTGGAAGTGTGGATGAACAATGTCGGCGACATCTACCCCAAGACGCTTGCCGCCAAGCAGATCGAGGATATCGGCAAGCTCGATCTGAAGACGCGCGAAGGCTGGATCTATCCGAAATACATGGAGAAGGTCTGCCCCGGCCTGCCGGATTGGACGGCGCTCAACAAGCCGGAATGCATCCAGGCGCTGTCGACGCCGGAAACCGCGCCCAACGCGCGCTTCCTCGACTACCCCGCCGACTGGGGCTCGCGCGCGGCGACCATCATTGCCGACAATTCCATGCAATACACCGCCGTGCCCGCCGGTTCGGAAGGCGCGCTGGTGGCCGAGCTCGAGGCGGCGGAGGCCGCCAAGAAGCCGCTGGTGATGATGTTCTGGGGCCCGCATTATGCGCTCGCCGAAAACGACGTCGGCTGGGTCACCATGCCGCCCTGCAAGGAGCAGACCAACGAGCACTGCATCACCCCACCCGATGTCGACAAGATCGTCTGGTCAGGCTTCGGTGCGAAATGGCCGGCGGCCTATGCCTTCCTCAAGGCTTTCAAGATGGACGCCGGCGAGCAGGAGAAAATGATGCTGGCCGTCGACAAGCAGGGCAAGGACCTCGACGCCGTCGTCAAGGAATGGATCGACAAGAACGAGACTGTGTGGAAGCCTTGGCTCGACGCCGCCAAGGGATAA